The DNA sequence GCGCAAAGAAGTAACCTTCCTTTGTGCCGTGCTTGCGCCACTCGATCTTTCCACCGCCGCGACCAAGCAGTAGCGGAATGTTCAGGTTGTCGGCGTGCCGCTGTAATACGCGAAGGTCAAACTGGATCACGTTCCAGCCAATGACGATGTCCGGGTCGAAACGGGCGAACCAATCGTTCAAGCGCGCCAGGATCTCGCGTTGGCTCTTGCAGTAGTGCAACTCGAAATCGACCGCGGATGTCTCGCCTGTCGGATCGCCCAGCATGAAGACTTGTCGTTGCCCGCAACCTTCGAGCGCGACGGAGTAGAGATCGCCTGCGGGGCTCGTCTCGATGTCCAGCGACACCATTGAAAGCGATGGTCGATAGTCCCCTTCGGGCCGCAGCCGGCAGTCGTTGATGACGCTTCCATTGTCGACGCCGCCGTCGATCACTACGGAAGACGTGATGAATCGCTCCATCAGATATCGTTCGGGCGGACGAATATCGGCTTCATAGAGCGGGATACCCTTTTCCTTCAGATCTTTCTCCAACCCTATCAGCGCCCGGTATTGGGGACTGTAGACGCCAACCACCTTGCGCTGCTCGAAATCCTTGAGGTCGAGCGACTGCACCACCATCCCGGGAATTCGCGCGCTCGCCGAGGATATCTGCTCCAGAAATTCGGCGGGAGCGAATGCGACCGAACGCTGCGCCGTCAGCGTGACCATGCGCGGACCTATCTCGGTTGCCATCCAGAACTGGATTTCCGTACCCGTTGGTGTATCTCGCCAGTTCCGCGTGAGGATGAAGCCCTTGATTGGTTCAGACCGCTCCACGCTCAGTCCTCGTATCTCTGGTGACTTGCGATGCCCGTTCGGCAGAGCACGTTGCGGCGCTCGATCTCCGGAACGTGTCCCCTTTCAAAGCGCCAACTCATCCAGTCTGTCTTGCATCATGACGCTTCGAAATGACGTCTTCCGCCCCTTCTCATTGTCCGGAAACGTTCCAGCGCTTCCTTGCCCCATCAGGAGCGGACACTGCGCAAAGAGATCCGCGGCCCAATCGAGGAACACTCGCACCTTGGGTGCCAAATGCTTGTTGTGCGGAAATATCGCCGAGACGCTGCGAGAATGCGGCTTGAACTGTGGAAGAACTTCCACCAGGGCGCCGGACGCCATGTGTGCGTGCGCGATGTATCGAGGCGCCTGAACGATTCCAAGGCCGTGAACGCCCGCCAGGACGTACGCCTCCGCATCGTTGAAGCCAAGCCGGCCGTTCATCCTCACTTCAGTTGGTTCGCCTTTCTCCTCGAAACTGAAATTGAGCGTTCGTCCCGTCCGATTCGAGAAGTAGTGCACCGAGGCGTGGCTATCCAGCTCGGCGAGCGTCCGAGGCGTACCGTGCCTCTTGAGGTAGGCCGGGCTAGCCAACGTTACGAGTTCGAGTGCACCGAGCCTCCTCACGCCCAGGCTGGAATCCGGCAAGACCCCTACGCGAATTGCGCAATCGACGCCCTCCTCGACGAGGTCGATCTGATTGTTGCTCAGGCCGATCATCAGTTCCAGGTCAGGGTACATCGACCGAAACTGCGATAGCTGAGGCAGAACGACGAATCGTCCAAGCGAGCCTGGCATCTCGACATGCAGTCTGCCAAGCGGCCGCTTGCCATGCCCCGTCAATGCATGCTCGCTTTCCTCGATTTCGGCTAGCACCTGAGCACAGCGTTTGTAAAATTCAGCACCCTCATCCGTGAGCTTCAATCGACGTGTCGTACGATGCAGAAGTCGGACATCGAGTCTTGCTTCGAGCCTCTGGACGATGATCGTCGCAGTGGCAGGCGTCATCTCCATCGCTTCTGCCGCGCGAGAGAAGCTGTTCATTTCCACTATCTTCGTGAAAACTTCCATCTCTTTCAGCTTGTCCAATTGCACACCCCTACGCGCGTGAAGTCCGATTCAGAACCCGTTCTCCTGACGGTCAAGGCATGCCAGAGGCGGGCTGTTCCGATGGAGTCGACCAGAGCTTGGATTATAGACATGCTCTTAAACGATGTCTTTTCCCGTCACTTGCACGAGGAATTGCCGACGGCAGACAGGCGGGCGGTTTCGATCCGCTGAAACTGTGTCGCTACACGGTATGAGTTTCGGTGTTCGCTACAGGAACGGCTTAGCGAACATTATTTTCCGCAATAAAAAAGACAATTTAGATTCAGCGCGTTTTTCTTGACGAACCAGACGTGTAGAGTTTCAACCTCGTTCAGGTTCTTCAAACGGCTCTGTGAAGAACTCGCGGACGCGGGACGTTCGAGGTGAACCGAGTCATACGCGATCGCTGGCTCTTTCGCGTTTATGTCAGGAGCGACGTGGTTGTTGAGTAGATGCACACATCGCCTGACAGCTTTTGAACCTCGGACATGCTCATGTCGGTAGCTCGCCACCGCGACGCAGGCGAAGGAAACGCATTCGTCCGAACCGCGATGAGCGTTGCGTGGTGTAGTTATCATTTCTTCCTTTCGTATCGCTGGCAACCTCGAGCCCCCGCCGCATCACGAAAGCTGCTTTGGGCGAAAGGGGAACCTGTTTCGCGTTTCGCCTGATGATCTCTCAGGCCTTGGTATTTCCCTCTAACCAAGGTTTTCACGCCGGCTCACGCCGGCGTCTTTTTGTTCCGAAGCTCAGCTGGGAAACGCTCTTTGATCGATGATCTGGCTCCTCGGCAGGCCTGCTACAGTCGGGCGCAGG is a window from the Caballeronia insecticola genome containing:
- a CDS encoding LysR family transcriptional regulator, translating into MDKLKEMEVFTKIVEMNSFSRAAEAMEMTPATATIIVQRLEARLDVRLLHRTTRRLKLTDEGAEFYKRCAQVLAEIEESEHALTGHGKRPLGRLHVEMPGSLGRFVVLPQLSQFRSMYPDLELMIGLSNNQIDLVEEGVDCAIRVGVLPDSSLGVRRLGALELVTLASPAYLKRHGTPRTLAELDSHASVHYFSNRTGRTLNFSFEEKGEPTEVRMNGRLGFNDAEAYVLAGVHGLGIVQAPRYIAHAHMASGALVEVLPQFKPHSRSVSAIFPHNKHLAPKVRVFLDWAADLFAQCPLLMGQGSAGTFPDNEKGRKTSFRSVMMQDRLDELAL